Part of the Pseudomonas lijiangensis genome is shown below.
ATGAAGGAAGGCTCCGATCTGGTGGAGTTCAGCGAGCGCTTCCCGAGTCGCTACTTCGACGTGGCGATTGCCGAGCAGCACGCGGTCACCCTCGCCGCCGGCATGGCCTGTGAAGGCAGCAAGCCAGTGGTCGCGATCTACTCCACGTTCCTGCAGCGCGGTTATGACCAACTGGTGCATGACGTGGCGGTGCAGAACCTCGATGTGCTGTTTGCCATCGACCGCGCCGGCCTCGTGGGCGAAGACGGTCCGACTCACGCGGGCAGCTTCGATCTGTCTTATCTGCGCTGCATTCCCGGCATGCTGGTAATGACGCCGAGCGACGAAAACGAGCTGCGCCAGATGCTCAACACCGGTTACCTGTACGTCGGCCCGGCCGCTGTGCGCTACCCGCGCGGCACCGGCCCGAATGCAGTGATCGACAATGGCCTGCAACCCATCGAAATCGGCAAGGGCGTTGTTCGTCGTCCAGGCAAGCGCGTTGCCATGCTGGTGTTCGGCGTGCAACTGGCCGATGCACTGGAAGTCGCGGAAAAGATTGATGCCACGGTTATCGACATGCGCTTCGTCAAGCCACTGGACGAAGCCCTGATCCGTGAAACGGCAGCCAGTCATGATCTGCTGGTCACCATCGAAGAAAACGCCATCATGGGTGGCGCGGGCGCGGCGGTCAGCGAGTTCCTGGCGCGGGAGAACATCCTCAAGTCGGTGCTGCATCTCGGCTTGCCGGACATCTATGTCGAACACGCCAAGCCGGCACAGATGCTGGCCGAGTGTGGGCTGAATGCCGAAGGTATCGAAGCGGCAATCAATGCACGGTTGGCGTTGATCGGCTAATTTGTGGGAGGCAGCTTGCTGGCGACAACGTCACGTCGCCAGCAAGCTGCCTCCCACAGATGTGTGCCTGGGTTTTATCCCAATTGCGGCGGGATGCGATACAGGTAGAACAGCGCCACGGTGGAGAGTGCGAGCAGAAATACCGGCACCGGTTCAAGCCCGATGAACAAGGCTGCAGCGGCGATCCAGGCCGGAATCCCGGCAAACAGGAAGGCAATGCGGCGAGTGGCGGCCAGCTTGAGCCAGGCTGCGGTTTCTTCAGGTGTATCGAGTGCCGCCTGAGTGGCGATCAAGGCGCGCTTGAATGCGCCGAAGGGCTTGAGACTAAGGAACATAGAAGCAACACCGGCGATGAACAATGGCATCGCCAGCACATGGATCAGGACTTCGCCTGCATCCAGAAAGATGCAGACCACCAACAATGGCGCAAGACTCAGACCCAGTTGCTGCCACCAGGCCAGCGCCATCCGTCTGCGCACATTGTTGCGATTCACGCCGGATCGACCTCACTCTGGTGCTCATTGCCCATCATGTGACCCAGCTTGCCGGCCTTGGTCGCCAGGTACAGTTTGTTGTGCGGGTTATGCCCGGTGTGCAGCGGAACACGCTCGGAAACCTTGATGCCCATGTCGGTCAAGGCTTTGACCTTGCGCGGGTTGTTGGTCATCAGGCGCAGGGAACCGACATTCAGGTGTTGCAGCATCGGCAGGCAGATCGCGTAATCACGCTGATCGGCCGCAAAGCCCAGACGCTCGTTGGCTTCAACGGTATCGGCGCCGCCGTCCTGCAATTCGTAGGCGCGGATCTTGTTCATCAGGCCAATGCCACGACCTTCCTGGCGCAGATACAGCAGAACACCACGACCTTCGGTGGCAATGGCGCGTAGCGCGGCTTCCAGTTGCGAGCCGCAGTCGCACCGCTGGCTGAACAGAGCATCGCCGGTCAGGCATTCGGAATGCACTCGCCCAAGAACAGGAGCGCCATCGGCAATATCACCCAAGCTCAGAACAACGTGCTCGCGCCCGGTTTCCTGCTCGAAAAAGCCGTTCATGGTGAATTCTGCAAAAGGGGTAGGCAGCTTGGAGGCAGCAACAAATACGACGGGCACCGTGTGCTCCTGGTAGTAGAAGACTGAGAATTCGCAAGGTCCGATTGTAACAGCACGTTCCAAGGGACGCTTAGGCTGAATTCTTACCGATTAATATCAAAAAGCTAGATCAATCCCCAGGCCCAGACCAGTCCCTGCATGGAAAACCAGGCAAAAACACCGGCCAGCACATCGTCGATCATGATGCCGAAACCACCGTGAACATGCCGGTCCAGCCAGCGAATGGGCCATGGCTTGAGAATGTCAAAAAAGCGGAATACCAGAAAGCCCACCAGTAACCATGCCCAGCCTTCGGGCACCAGCCAGAGGGTAATCCACATGCCGACCATTTCGTCCCAGACGATACCTTCGTGGTCGTGCACGCCCAGATCGTCCGCCACCTTGCCGCACAACCAGAAGCCAAACAGCATGGTGACGCCCAGCATGAGCCAGTAGCCCCAGTCCGGCAGCATCTGCCACAAGGGAATAAACGGCACGGCAACGATCGAACCCCAGGTTCCGGGGGCCTTGGGCAAGGTGCCCGAGCCAAACCCGAAGGCGAGAAAATGCCAGGGGTTGGTCCAGACCGAAGGCGGTACGAACTCGGCGGAAACCTGCTCGGGGTTATCTTTCACGCTTCACTCCGAAAATGCTGATAGCCCAGCGCGGCAGGCGTGATGTCATGCCCGTCGGCATCCAGCAATGCAACGCCCTGCCCTTCGACCACTCGCCCGATCACATGCACAGGCCAGCCAGCTTCCAGCAGGCCTGGAAGGTGTTCGGGCGGCAGCGTGAAGGCCAGCCGATAATCATCGCCACCACTGAGCGCAGCCTGTTGCGCCTCGGGCAGATCAAACAACTGTAGCAAGGGCCCGGACATTGGCAGCTTGTCCCGCTCGACCAGCAAGCGCACAGCCGACGACCGGGCAATGTGCCCACAGTCCGCGAGCAGGCCATCGGAAATGTCCAGCGCGGCCGTGGCCTTGCCACGCAGCGCCTGCCCCAGCGCCAGTTGCGGCTGTGGCGACCAGTAACGTGCCAGCAGTGGCTCGGCAATCGAAGGCTCGGCACGGCGCTGATCGAGCACCAGCGGCAAGGCAGCCGCCGCATCGCCCAGTGCGCCACCGACACACAGCAGGTCACCTTCACGGGCACCGCTACGGGTCAGCGCCTGACCTGCAGGCACGGCACCGAACACCGTCAGTGTCAGGCTCAACGGCCCACGGGTGGTATCGCCGCCCACCAGGCGCAACGAGCAGCCCTGCGCCATCAGGTTCAAACCTTCGGCAAAGGCCTGCAACCAGTCGGCTTCGACCTGAGGCAAGGTAAGCGCAAGAGTGAAAGCCACTGGGCGGGCGCCCATGGCAGCCAGATCGCTGGCAGAAACCGCCAGGGCGCGCTGGCCAAGCAGAAAGGGGTCGCAGGCGTCTGGGAAATGCACCCCGGCAACCAGCGTGTCGGTGGAAATCGCCAACTGCTCGCCGGGCGGTAACGCCAGCAGCGCGCAGTCGTCGCCGATGCCAAGTGCAACGCCTTCGCCGTCCTGCGCACAGGGCGCGGCAGCGAAGTAATTGCGGATCAGCTCGAATTCACCCATGTGAAGTCCAGGCGCCAATCAGCGCTTGTGAGCCTTCACTTCAGCTTCGCGCAGACGCGGTGCCAGCTTGTCCAGCACGCCATTGACGAACTTGTGGCCGTCAGTGGAACCGTAGACTTTCGCCAGCTCGATGCCTTCGTTGATCACAACGCGGTAAGGCACGTCGATGCGCTTGAGCAGTTCGAACGTGGACAGGCGCAATACCGCCAGCTCGACCGGGTCCAGCTCTTCGACGGTCAGGTCAAGGCAAGGCTTGAGCGCGACATCGATTTCGGTCTTGTTGGTGGCAACGCCATGCAGCAATTCGCGGAAGTAAGCGCTGTCGACGTTACTGAAATCGTTGTCGACGCGAAACTGCGCTTCGATTTCGTTCAACGAATGACCTGCCATGTGCCACTGGTACAGCGCCTGGGTCGCGAGCTGACGTGCTTCGCGACGTTTGGCGCTCTTGCCTTTGGCTGCCTCGGGAGACTGGGCGTCACGCGGGTTGAACTGATCGCTATCGTCGGAAATCACTTGGCCTCCAACTGCGACAGCAGACTGACCATTTCAATGGCAGACAGTGCAGCTTCAGCGCCTTTGTTACCGGCCTTGGTGCCGGAGCGCTCGATGGCTTGCTCAATGGAGTCGACAGTCAGTACGCCGAAAGCGACGGGGATGCCTGCGTCCATGGAAACCTGAGCCAGGCCTTTGACGCATTCGCCAGCCACGTATTCAAAGTGCGGAGTACCGCCACGGATCACCGCGCCCAGGGCGACGATGGCCGAGAACTCTTTGCGTTGGGCAACTTTCTGCACAACCAGAGGAATCTCGAAAGCACCCGGCGCGCGGATGATGGTGATGTCGCTTTCGCTCACGCCATGGCGAACCAGGGCATCGACAGCGCCGCTCACCAGACTTTCCACGACGAAGCTGTTGAAACGGCCAACTACCAAGGCATAGCGGCCTTGTGGGGCGATGAAGGTACCTTCGATGGTCTTCAAGGTCATTGGGGTGAGTCTCGTATTAAAGAGCAAGCCCGCCTTGGGGCGGACTTTCAGGGATTGTAGGCCACGAATCGGAACTGCCAGGCCGGAACATGCAAAACACAAGCGTCAGCACGCAACGACCTGCCGGTATTTATTCGGAGGGCACGTATTCTACAACTTCCAGATCGAAACCGGATATCGCATTGAACTTCATTGGCGAACTCATCAGGCGCATTTTGCGCACGCCGAGGTCACGAAGGATCTGGGAACCGGCGCCAACCGTGCTGTAAGTGGTCGGTGTCTTGATGACCTGTTGCCCGGCTTTTTCCCGGATATGGGCCAGCAGAACATCGCCATCGAGCGGATGACCGAGCAACAGAACCACACCGCTGCCCGCCTCGGAAACCGCAGACATCGCGGCCCGCAGGCTCCAGCGGCCCGGCTGTTTGACCATCAACAAGTCGCGCAACGGGTCCATGTTGTGCACACGAACCAAGGTCGGTTCTTCTGCACAGATATTGCCCAGGGTCAGCGCCAGGTGGACGTCGCCTTCAACGGAATCGCGGTAGGTCACCAGGTTGAAATGACCCAGCTCGCTGTCCATTGGCTGTTCGGCAATCCGCTGAACGGTACGTTCGTGGATCATCCGATAGTGAATCAGGTCGGCAATGGTGCCGATCTTGATGTCGTGCTCCAGGGCAAAGGCTTCAAGTTCGGCGCGACGGGACATGGTGCCGTCGTCGTTCATCACTTCGCAGATCACGCCGCTCGGCTCGAAACCGGCCATGCGCGCCAGATCGCATGCGGCTTCCGTATGACCGGCACGGGACAGGGTTCCGCCTGCCTGCGCCATCAACGGGAAGATATGGCCCGGGCTGACGATGTCTTCAGCCTTGGCATCCTTTGCCGCAGCCGCCTGCACGGTGCGGGCACGGTCGGCGGCGGAAATGCCGGTGGTCACGCCTTCGGCAGCTTCGATGGACACCGTGAACTTGGTGCCGAAGCCGGAACCGTTGCGTGGCGCCATCAGCGGCAGCTTGAGGGTTTCGCAACGCTCACGGGTCATGGGCATGCAAATCAGGCCACGGGCGTACTTGGCCATGAAGTTGATGTGTTCGGCTTTGACGCATTCGGCGGCCATGATCAGGTCGCCTTCGTTCTCGCGGTCTTCATCATCCATCAGGATGACCATCTTGCCCTGGCGGATGTCTTCAACCAGTTCTTCGATCGTGTTGAGCGCCACTCGGCACCCCCTTCAATTCAGGATTTGAGGTAGCCGTTCTCGGCCAGAAAGCTTTCGGTGATCCCGCCATGGCCGGGCTCGGCAGCCTTGTCACCCAGCAGCAGACGCTCCAGATAGCGCGCCAGCAGATCCACCTCCAGATTGACCTTACGGCCCGGGCGGTAGTCGGCCATGATGGTCTCGACCAGGGTGTGCGGCACGATGGTCAGCTCGAATTCGGCGCCATTGACCGAGTTGACGGTCAGGCTGGTGCCATCGACGGTGATCGAACCTTTGTGAGCGATGTACTTGGCCAGTTCGCGGGGAGCGCGCACGCGAAACTGGATCGCACGGGCATTGTCTTCCCGGGAGACGATTTCACCCACGCCATCCACATGGCCGCTGACCAGATGACCACCCAGACGCGAGGTCGGGGTCAGGGCTTTTTCCAGGTTGACCCGGCTGCCGGTCTTGAGGTCGACGAACGCGGTAACGGTCAGGGTTTCACGACTGACGTCGGCCCAGAAACCGTCGCCCGGCAATTCAACGGCGGTCAGGCAGACGCCGTTGACCGCGATGCTGTCGCCCAGTTTGACGTCACTCAGGTCGAGCTTGCCGGTTTCAACGTAAACGCGGACATCGCCGCCTTTGGGAGTCAGGGCGCGGATGCTGCCGATGGATTCGATAATGCCGGTAAACATGGGTCCTCCGGGAGAACAAGGGCTGCGCGCTAAGCGAAAGCCGGGAATTATACGCCCTGAGCCGGAACAGGGAGAGCGATGACTCGCCAGTCATTGCCGACTGCGCGCATTTCTACAATCTTCAGCTCCAGGGCTTCGCTCATTTGTGCCAGCGGCAGGTCGAGCAGCGGGCGGGCCGTGGAGCCCATGAACTTGCCCGCGATGAAAATCTGATATTCGTCGACCAGCCCCAGGCGTGTGAAAGCACCAGCCAGACGCGGGCCCGCTTCGACCAGCACGTCGTTGACACCACGCGCCGCCAGCTCGACCAGCAACTTGCGCAGGTCAACATGGCCGTCGTTGTTGGCCAGGGCCAGCATTTCATGGCCTTCTTCGTGATAACGGCTACGTGCCGACGCGGCGGCGCAGGTCGCAACCAGAGCGCTGCCGGCCTTGAAGAACGGCGCATCCAGCGGCACCCGCAGACGACTGTCGATCAAGACCCGCAAGGGCGGGCGCGTGGCGGCCAGGGCACTGAGCTCTGCATTCACGCCCAGCTCGTCGGGGCGCACAGTCAATCGCGCCTTGTCGGCCAATACCGTATCGGCGCCCGTCAGCACCACACTCGACTGCGCTCGCAGCCGTTGCACGGCGGAACGGGCCTCAGGGCCGGTGATCCACTGGCTTTCACCGCTGGCCATGGCCGTACGGCCATCCAGGCTCATGGCCAGTTTGACCCGCACATAAGGCAGGCCTTTTTCCATTCGCTTGAGGAAGCCCTTGTTCAGCGCACGGGCTTCTGCCTCCAGCACACCGCACTGAACCGCGATGCCAGCGCTCATCAAGCGCAGCAGACCGCGACCTGCCACTTCCGGATTGGGGTCCTGCATGGCAGCAACCACGCGGGCGACGCCGACATTGATCAGCGCATCGGCACAAGGCGGCGTGCGGCCATGGTGACTGCAAGGTTCAAGAGTGACGTAAGCGGTTGCACCACGGGCCTTGTCGCCCGCCTGACGCAAGGCATGCACTTCGGCATGGGGCTCGCCCGCCCGCGCATGCCAGCCCTCGCCCACGATCTGGCCGTCACGCACGATCACGCAGCCGACACGGGGATTGGGATGAGCGGAATAGATGCCTTTGCGCGCCAGTTCCAGCGCACGGGCCATGTAATGGACGTCCAGAGCGCCTTGCTCAGTCAACGCGGTACTCATTCTTTACCCGGCTCACGAGCAAGACGCTCGATTTCCTCACGAAATTCGTTGAGATCCTGGAAGCGTCGATAGACCGAAGCAAAGCGGATATAGGCCACTTCATCGAGCTTTTGCAGCTCGGTCATGACCAGTTCACCCACCACCAGGGATTTGACTTCACGCTCGCCGGTTGCCCGCAGCTTGTGCTTGATGTGCACAAGAGCCGCCTCAAGGCGCTCGACGCTCACGGGGCGTTTTTCAAGAGCACGCTGCATGCCGGCCCGCAACTTTTCTTCGTCGAAGGGCTGTCGACTGCCGTCCTGTTTGATCAGGCGGGGCAGGACCAGCTCGGCGGTTTCAAAGGTCGTGAAACGCTCGCCGCAAGCCAGGCACTCGCGACGGCGACGTACCTGTTCGCCTTCGGCAACAAGGCGTGAGTCGATGACTTTGGTGTCATTGGCACCGCAGAAGGGACAGTGCATGGTGGCAGGCAACAAAAAATGGGGAGCGCCATGGTAGCGCATCCCGCCGTCAAGACAAGACTCCGGCGCTACCCTCGTGCTCTTAATGCCGCATAAAAATGCATCCAGGCGATGTGAAACTGCCTGCATTCGGTAATACTGCATCACGGTCTTTTTATGGACCCTTTGTATTTTGTTTTTGTTGGAGCCGTTCATG
Proteins encoded:
- a CDS encoding MFS transporter, with protein sequence MNRNNVRRRMALAWWQQLGLSLAPLLVVCIFLDAGEVLIHVLAMPLFIAGVASMFLSLKPFGAFKRALIATQAALDTPEETAAWLKLAATRRIAFLFAGIPAWIAAAALFIGLEPVPVFLLALSTVALFYLYRIPPQLG
- the ribA gene encoding GTP cyclohydrolase II, with amino-acid sequence MPVVFVAASKLPTPFAEFTMNGFFEQETGREHVVLSLGDIADGAPVLGRVHSECLTGDALFSQRCDCGSQLEAALRAIATEGRGVLLYLRQEGRGIGLMNKIRAYELQDGGADTVEANERLGFAADQRDYAICLPMLQHLNVGSLRLMTNNPRKVKALTDMGIKVSERVPLHTGHNPHNKLYLATKAGKLGHMMGNEHQSEVDPA
- a CDS encoding phosphatidylglycerophosphatase A family protein; amino-acid sequence: MKDNPEQVSAEFVPPSVWTNPWHFLAFGFGSGTLPKAPGTWGSIVAVPFIPLWQMLPDWGYWLMLGVTMLFGFWLCGKVADDLGVHDHEGIVWDEMVGMWITLWLVPEGWAWLLVGFLVFRFFDILKPWPIRWLDRHVHGGFGIMIDDVLAGVFAWFSMQGLVWAWGLI
- the thiL gene encoding thiamine-phosphate kinase → MGEFELIRNYFAAAPCAQDGEGVALGIGDDCALLALPPGEQLAISTDTLVAGVHFPDACDPFLLGQRALAVSASDLAAMGARPVAFTLALTLPQVEADWLQAFAEGLNLMAQGCSLRLVGGDTTRGPLSLTLTVFGAVPAGQALTRSGAREGDLLCVGGALGDAAAALPLVLDQRRAEPSIAEPLLARYWSPQPQLALGQALRGKATAALDISDGLLADCGHIARSSAVRLLVERDKLPMSGPLLQLFDLPEAQQAALSGGDDYRLAFTLPPEHLPGLLEAGWPVHVIGRVVEGQGVALLDADGHDITPAALGYQHFRSEA
- the nusB gene encoding transcription antitermination factor NusB yields the protein MISDDSDQFNPRDAQSPEAAKGKSAKRREARQLATQALYQWHMAGHSLNEIEAQFRVDNDFSNVDSAYFRELLHGVATNKTEIDVALKPCLDLTVEELDPVELAVLRLSTFELLKRIDVPYRVVINEGIELAKVYGSTDGHKFVNGVLDKLAPRLREAEVKAHKR
- the ribH gene encoding 6,7-dimethyl-8-ribityllumazine synthase, whose amino-acid sequence is MTLKTIEGTFIAPQGRYALVVGRFNSFVVESLVSGAVDALVRHGVSESDITIIRAPGAFEIPLVVQKVAQRKEFSAIVALGAVIRGGTPHFEYVAGECVKGLAQVSMDAGIPVAFGVLTVDSIEQAIERSGTKAGNKGAEAALSAIEMVSLLSQLEAK
- the ribBA gene encoding bifunctional 3,4-dihydroxy-2-butanone-4-phosphate synthase/GTP cyclohydrolase II, with protein sequence MALNTIEELVEDIRQGKMVILMDDEDRENEGDLIMAAECVKAEHINFMAKYARGLICMPMTRERCETLKLPLMAPRNGSGFGTKFTVSIEAAEGVTTGISAADRARTVQAAAAKDAKAEDIVSPGHIFPLMAQAGGTLSRAGHTEAACDLARMAGFEPSGVICEVMNDDGTMSRRAELEAFALEHDIKIGTIADLIHYRMIHERTVQRIAEQPMDSELGHFNLVTYRDSVEGDVHLALTLGNICAEEPTLVRVHNMDPLRDLLMVKQPGRWSLRAAMSAVSEAGSGVVLLLGHPLDGDVLLAHIREKAGQQVIKTPTTYSTVGAGSQILRDLGVRKMRLMSSPMKFNAISGFDLEVVEYVPSE
- a CDS encoding riboflavin synthase, which produces MFTGIIESIGSIRALTPKGGDVRVYVETGKLDLSDVKLGDSIAVNGVCLTAVELPGDGFWADVSRETLTVTAFVDLKTGSRVNLEKALTPTSRLGGHLVSGHVDGVGEIVSREDNARAIQFRVRAPRELAKYIAHKGSITVDGTSLTVNSVNGAEFELTIVPHTLVETIMADYRPGRKVNLEVDLLARYLERLLLGDKAAEPGHGGITESFLAENGYLKS
- the ribD gene encoding bifunctional diaminohydroxyphosphoribosylaminopyrimidine deaminase/5-amino-6-(5-phosphoribosylamino)uracil reductase RibD, with translation MSTALTEQGALDVHYMARALELARKGIYSAHPNPRVGCVIVRDGQIVGEGWHARAGEPHAEVHALRQAGDKARGATAYVTLEPCSHHGRTPPCADALINVGVARVVAAMQDPNPEVAGRGLLRLMSAGIAVQCGVLEAEARALNKGFLKRMEKGLPYVRVKLAMSLDGRTAMASGESQWITGPEARSAVQRLRAQSSVVLTGADTVLADKARLTVRPDELGVNAELSALAATRPPLRVLIDSRLRVPLDAPFFKAGSALVATCAAASARSRYHEEGHEMLALANNDGHVDLRKLLVELAARGVNDVLVEAGPRLAGAFTRLGLVDEYQIFIAGKFMGSTARPLLDLPLAQMSEALELKIVEMRAVGNDWRVIALPVPAQGV
- the nrdR gene encoding transcriptional regulator NrdR; amino-acid sequence: MHCPFCGANDTKVIDSRLVAEGEQVRRRRECLACGERFTTFETAELVLPRLIKQDGSRQPFDEEKLRAGMQRALEKRPVSVERLEAALVHIKHKLRATGEREVKSLVVGELVMTELQKLDEVAYIRFASVYRRFQDLNEFREEIERLAREPGKE